GTACTGCAAGCATTTTTAACGATATTTCTGCTGGTAGTCGCGTTGCAAGTTCTGATTGCTGTACTGACTAGATTTTAGGCTGGAGTGCGATCGCCCTCTATGTCAGTTCGCGCTTCTTTGGTGAGCGAATAATTGGCTTAGGGGAGTGCGGAAGGGGATTTGCCCCCTCCGCACTTGGAGTTATTAGTTTTTATTGGTATAAAACTTTATTGAGGGTTTCTAAGAAAAGCTCTGAGTCTGCAAAGTAGTTAGGGAATGCTTTTCTAAGGCTCCACATAGACTCTGTTGCGACAAGCACAATATTGATATTAGTATTTTTGTATTTTTCTTCTAGTTCAAGATATTCATTGTTTGCATTCTCTAAGTTTTCACTGTTGTAATAGTTTATTGAGATTGTTTTTTCATCAACATTAAGAACGAGAAGAAAGTATCCTGCTTCTCCGTGTTCATTTCCATACTTTGTAGCCACTGAAAATGCTTTAAGTTTTTCCGAAACAGATAACTTATTTGCAAGATAAATAGTTTCTTGCCGGATGTTTTCTATTTCGGTCGTGCTAATTTCTTCTGGCGTACACTCTTCAAATTGTGAAAATAGTATACTGATTAGTCCAAAAAATTTTAGCCATTCTTCGGAGCCTTGACCTGATTTTAGAGCATCTCCGAGGAAAGCTCCTGCAATTTCAACGCTTGTAGCCCAGGCATGTTGGATCAAGGATCTCATTTGAATTTCAACTACATGCCCGTTAAAACTTTCTCTTCTTTTGCTTTGATATTTATAAATTAAATGTATTCCTCTGTAGCCCGATGGTTTAGGGTTTTTAATATAATCATATTCTTTTATAAGGTTGCTCTTAACTATTTTTATAAGTTTTCCATTAACTGTTGTGGCTTTGTCAACCATTAATCTTTGGAGTTGATATACATTTTCTACCGTAGGCATTACTGCTCTACATCCTCCTATGTCCTGCATTCTGTTAAGTTTCATGCCGGAAAAGCGAGACAGTTTGTTTGTAATTGAGGATACTCGTTTTAGTCTTTGACTAACTAATGCCTCTGGTGTTATTAGGTTGCAGCGGTATCTTAACGATCCTTGTAAACTGTTTAACGGGAAAGCATGAGAAGCTCTCCAGTTGTTAAGGATAAGTAGTGCTTGAGAGCATTCTTCCTTTGTTGATGAAGGATTGATTAAAGTGTCTCCAGCTTTACCGACTTCGGTTTTTGAGTATTGAAGTTCCGTCCAAGCCATTGCGTCATCATCTAAATCTGCACTGGCTAAAATTTTATCGTCATAATCCATGTTTATACCCCCGCGTCTTCACTTGAATCTAAAAGCAGTACGAGAGCGATAGCGAAGCGAAAGGTCGGCGCTTCGCTATCCCGCTGCTGTATTTAGCTGTTTAGCTATTTGGTTTTTAATTTTCTGTCCCCACAAAGTCATTTTTCTAACTTCACAAAGACAGAATCACCAATAAGTCTATTGGTTGTCAAGAGGGATGGATGTAAAAATGAATCTATAAAGTCATTGACAACAATAGTTGACGGACGGAATGGCACTTAGCGACCCAGACAGCAAGACAAGATACGCTCAATTAATAAATCTCTTGCAAGGAGATTTAAAAACTGCGGCTTTTGCTAGGCGGTTAGGGCTATCCCGTACCGCCGTGAATCAATGGAAAAGCCAGGATGTAAAATCTGTTGAGGCGGAGAATTTAGCCAAGGTAGCCGCATTTAGCGGCAGGTCACTCAACGACATTTATGCTTATTTACGTGGCGATCTGAATCTTGAAGAATATTTAAACGGAACCGGCAAGCGATCGCTGACTCTTGGGCAGATTCTCCAAGAGGTGAGTTATTTAGCTCGTGACGAAGCGGCACAAGTGGCAATTGCCGCAATTGAGGCGATGCGAGAGGAGGGCAGGGCAAGCACTTATTCTACAAAGGGGCATCCTATGACGAATAAAGGAAATTTGATCGAGTTGGTCAGAGCAGAGATCGACTCCAGAACCAAGGAGGGATTCTTGAGAGATACTGGTTTGACAGAAACCGAGCTAAACTCTTTGCTAAAAGGAGAAACCCCAAATCCCATCGTGATTGGTTTTTTGACCAGGGTGCTTCCTTTTACCACAGACCAATTAGTTGAGATGGTAGGAAACAATTACCCTCAAAAAGAAATTCCCCCAGAGCGTCACCACATAGGGGAATTAAATGGAATCAACAACGGTCACTGAAACTATTTAAAGGGCTTGAAGTCCAAGTACCGTATTCTCTACCACGCCAACCCCTGTATTGTTCAGCAGGCAGAAAGTTTTGCTGGCGCAATTTGATTTCTACCTGTTCCAATTCAGGCGGCAGCCGAGAGTCGTTTAGATATTGAGAATAAATGTCTGGACGCAACTCCTCTGGACTTAACCAATGCAACTTCAGATTTTTAGTCCTAAGCTCCTTGGGAGAAGATCCGGTCATTTCGATCAGCGCTTGATTGAAATGCAAGTTAGTGTGAGTCTCTAGCGAAACCAAAGCCATTGGATGTTTTTCGTTGTTGTAAATGCGCTCCGCAATCCTTAAAATAACTGGGTCGCGATTTAGCCTAATTCCGTTACCATTCATATGGGATGCTCCCTGGGAACCCTTTTCCCACGCATTAAGTAAACTGTCCGTGGCAGCGGTCAACACACTGCTGCCACCTTCAGATTTAACAGTAATTCTTTCAGCACGTATATAAGGCAGTAAGGAGCGCTGATCGCGCCAAATTTGCTCAACGAGATCGTCTGATTCACAGACGATCTCTAAAATTCCCGTTCCTAGGTTGAAGTGGGGAGTACAACCCGCAGGCAGCCGAAGCTCTGAAAGCGTTTGCCGGAATCGTTCGGCATCATATTCTTGTTTCGCCTGGGAAATATAGCTTTCGATTGAGCGCATCGTCTTCCTTAGCCCTACCAACCAAACGTGACCATTTACACAATTTAAGGCAGAAAACCCACTGGAGCGAGGGCGTCCTACAAGTTTATCCCCTTGACACTTGAGCTAGGTGTCTACGAAAATGTCTCTATAAAGTCACTTTATCAACTTTATAGAGGCGTGGGAAGCAACATCAAAAAAAATGAGACTAGATGGTTCGCGGGAATAGACCCGGAGCTAAAACGACAGCTGAGCATTGCTGCCATCGAACTAGACATGACCTTAAAAGAGGTTAACAGCGAGGCTTTGGTTGATTGGCTCAGGAAGCATGGGAGGGAGGTTCCCGCAGACGGAGCGGGAGCAGAACTAGAGGCGATCGCATGATCCCGCACATCGCCCAACTCCTAAAATCCAGCGCCCAACGCTACCAAGCAGCAAGCGCTCTCCTTGGTCGCCAGCTCCCCTTGTGCGACTGCTGTAAGGAGCGCCCGACGTGCGCTCTTGGGCGAGAAATTTATCGCCAGCGGCTGGGCGAAATTATTCAATCCTTTGAGCAAGACAAAGCGGCGTAATCAAAAAGCCGCCCACTCAAGGGAGTAGACGGCTCACCCCTAGGACTGGAATTCCAGGGGATTCCCCAGTAACCAATCGAGGTGGTCAATGAGTACCTACAAAGTATCATCAAATCCCCAAACCGAGAGTGTCAGCCTCTACAGCATCTGGCGCTCCAATTTTTCGCCCCAAGAGTGCGACCCCTTCGCTTTCCTCTCTAGCGAATTCGGCATGGGTGCGATTAAGGGGTTAGCCAGAGATTTAAACGTCAGCACCAGCTCAATTTCCACGGGCGATAGAGTTCATCCCCTCATCGCCAACACTTATCGCTGCTGGCTGCGGTGGCAGGTGTCTCCATGAATCCACCCCACTCGGTCAAGCTCAGAATTTTCCTCCACGTCGCCCGCCACAGAGGCATCCAACGCCGCCAGTTATTAGGGCGAGGTTATTCCCGCCTCAACCATCACCTCGCGGGATTGGAAAGCCAGGGACTCGTCCGAGTGCTGCAAAAAGGCACCAAGGGCGGTGCCAACCGATACGAACTGACTCCCCAAGGGCGATCGCTCCTCGACTTACTGCGCTCCCAAAAACTTTCGGGAGTCGCGCAATGAAGATGATGAAACTCTTTGTGGGCAAGAAATCCAAACGGTCAGAGCGCTATCCGTTCTTCGAGCAAAAAATCCTGACGCTATTGATATTTGCGCCCCAAAGTCCGCAAGCGATCGCCTCTCAACTCAACCTCAGCTTCATCGACACCTTTACCGTGCTGCGAAGCCTGGAAGCGAGAAAGCTAATTTACTTCAAAAACAAGCGAGTTCACAGAAGATGAACGTCTCCAAAATGACTTTACAAAATCTGTTGTGGCAGTGGGCAGAAATTGAGCCAGAGCGCTGCTGGCTATCCGATTGCCGCTGGTGGTGTTATTGCACCGCCCTATCCGACGGTACCAACCACCATATCAACGCCGCCGCTCCAGAACCAACTCAGCTTATCTGGCTGGAATTTGCCATCAGAGAAGCGGCTAACGCCCGCGGATTGAGGATCGTCCTGCGCCAGCTAGATTTAATCGTCCCCTTATGGACTGGCGGCACCGGGCGGGGAGTCGAAGCCGATACCCATCCCGCCATCGCGCTCCTGAAAGCTTACCTGCAAACCATCCGTTACGCGCAGGGGGCGATCGCATGAGTGGTGGATATAAGTGGACTCCCGAAGAAGAATCCTTCCTTTTGGAAGTGTTCCGCGCCCCAAACCTAGATAGCCTTTGGAGCGAAAAAGCCAAAGAAGAAGGTTGGCCCATGCGGACTCATGCCGCCCTGATTGAGCGAATCCGCGACCTTGGCTATAGCAGGCGAAGCCGTCGCAACTGGTCCCAAGAAGAAGATTTTCTACTCCTTGAGATTTTCCGCTCTCCCCACCTGGAAAGGGTCTGGAACCAACGAGCCAAAAAAGAAGGTTGGCCCATGCGAAGTCACATGGCGCTCAAGCATCGGATTCACTTTCTGGGTGAGTCCCTGCGATAT
This Coleofasciculus sp. FACHB-T130 DNA region includes the following protein-coding sequences:
- a CDS encoding RelA/SpoT domain-containing protein, whose product is MDYDDKILASADLDDDAMAWTELQYSKTEVGKAGDTLINPSSTKEECSQALLILNNWRASHAFPLNSLQGSLRYRCNLITPEALVSQRLKRVSSITNKLSRFSGMKLNRMQDIGGCRAVMPTVENVYQLQRLMVDKATTVNGKLIKIVKSNLIKEYDYIKNPKPSGYRGIHLIYKYQSKRRESFNGHVVEIQMRSLIQHAWATSVEIAGAFLGDALKSGQGSEEWLKFFGLISILFSQFEECTPEEISTTEIENIRQETIYLANKLSVSEKLKAFSVATKYGNEHGEAGYFLLVLNVDEKTISINYYNSENLENANNEYLELEEKYKNTNINIVLVATESMWSLRKAFPNYFADSELFLETLNKVLYQ
- a CDS encoding LysR family transcriptional regulator; the protein is MNPPHSVKLRIFLHVARHRGIQRRQLLGRGYSRLNHHLAGLESQGLVRVLQKGTKGGANRYELTPQGRSLLDLLRSQKLSGVAQ